The window CTTCAATTGGAACTGAAAAGTCTAAGGGAACAAAGGTATTTGCTCTTGGAGGTAAGGTAGAAAATACTGGACTTGTAGAAATACCTATGGGAACTACTTTAAGAGAGATAATATTTGAAATAGGTGGAGGAATTCCTAACGGTAAGAAGTTTAAGGCAGTTCAAACTGGAGGACCATCTGGTGGATGCTTAACAGAGGAATATTTAGATACTCCAATAGATTATGATTCATTAACAGCTCTTGGTTCTATGATGGGATCTGGTGGAATGATTATACTTGATGAAGATAACTGTATGGTTGATATAGCTAAATTCTTCTTAGAATTCACAGTTGAAGAATCATGTGGAAAATGTCCACCATGTAGAATAGGAACAAAGAGAATGCTTGAAACATTAGAGAAAATAACAGAAGGTAAAGGTGAAAAAGGAGATATAGAAAAGCTTGAAAAGCTTGCTGAAAATATCAAGACTTCTGCACTTTGCGGACTTGGTCAAACTGCTCCAAATCCAGTACTTTCAACTATAAAGAGATTCAGACATGAATATGAAGCTCATGTAAATGAAAAGAGATGTCCATCGGGAGTATGTCAAGCACTACTTGAGTACAAGATTACTGAAGATAAATGTAAGGGATGTACATTGTGTGCTAAAGTATGTCCAGTTAATGCTATAAAAGGAAATGTTAAAGAGGCTCATGTTATAGATACGAATACTTGTATAAAGTGTGGAGCATGTGTAGCTAAATGTCCATTTGGAGCTATATCTAAACAATAATCATGAAAAGAGAGGTGTTTAAGGTGCAAAAAGTTACTTTAACTATAGATAATGTGAAAATAGAAGTTCCTAAGGAGTATACTATACTTCAAGCTGCTAGAGAAATAGGAATAGATATACCAACGCTTTGCTATTTAAAGGATATAAATGAAATAGGGGCATGTAGAATGTGCTTAGTTGAAATAGAGGGTGCTAGAAATCTTCAGGCTTCGTGTGTTCATCCAGTAGCTGATGGAATGGTAATAAAGACTAATACAAGAAAGATAAGAGAGGCTAGAAAGGCTAATCTTGAATTAATACTTTCTGATCATGATAGAGATTGTTTAGCATGTTTTAGAAATGGAAACTGTGAATTACAAAAACTATCAGAGGACTTAAATATTAAAGATATTGAATTTGAAGGAGAGAGAACGGTAAAACCAATAGATAACTTATCAGATTCAATAGTAAGAGATCCTAATAAGTGTATACTTTGCGGAAGATGTGTTGCTGTATGTTCAAAGGTTCAAAAAATAGGAGCATTAGCATTTACTAATAGAGGTATAGAAACAGAAGTTGCACCTGCATTTGGTAAAAGTATGGCGGAGGCACCATGTGTGTACTGTGGACAATGTATAAATGTATGTCCAGTTGCAGCTCTTAGAGAAAAAACTGAAATAGAAAAAGTATGGGATGTTATAGAAGATAAATCTAAACATGTATTAGTTCAAACTGCACCAGCAGTAAGAGCGGCTTTAGGAGAAGAATTTGGTCTTCCAATAGGAACTAGAGTTACTGGAAAGATGGTATCATCTCTTAAGAGACTAGGATTTGATAAGGTATTTGATACTAACTTTGCAGCAGACCTTACTATAATGGAAGAAGGACACGAGCTTTTAAATAGAATTCAAAATGGTGGAACACTTCCAATGATAACTTCATGTTCTCCAGGATGGGTAAGATATTGTGAATTCTATTATCCTGAAATTATAGATAATTTATCAACTTGTAAGTCACCTCATCAAATGATGGGAGCTATACTTAAGTCTTACTATGCTAAAATTAATAATATAGATCCAAAGGATATATATGTAGTATCTGTAATGCCATGTACATCTAAAAAGACTGAGTCTGCAAGAAAAGAAATGACAGTTAACGGATTAAGAGATGTAGATGCTGTACTTACTACTAGAGAGCTTGGAAAGATGATAAAAGAAGCTAGAATAGAGTTTAACAAATTAGAGGACGGAGTATTCGATGAATTCTTTGGAGATTACTCAGGAGCAGGAGTTATATTCGGAGCTACAGGTGGAGTTATGGAAGCTGCTATTAGAACAGTAGCTGATGTAGTTACTGGTGAAGATTTAGAAGAAATAGAATATAACGTTGTTAGAGGAATAGAAAACTTAAAAGAGGCTGAAGTTAAAATAGGAGATATGAATGTTAAGGTAGCTGTAGTTCATGGAACAGGTGCAGCATCTGAACTTCTTGACTTAGTAAAAGCAGGAAAAGCTGATTATCATTTCATAGAGGTTATGGGATGTTCAGGAGGATGTGTAACTGGTGGAGGACAACCACAAGTTTCAGCTAAGGTAAGAGAAGAAGTAGATTTAAGAGTAGAAAGAGCTAAGGCTTTATATGAGGAAGATGCTCTTATGCCTGTTAGAAAATCTCATAAGAATGAATCAATTCAAAAGTTATATGCTGATTTCTTAGGAAAACCAAACGGACATATGGCTCATGAGTTACTTCATACTCATTATGAAAAGAAAGAAATATATCCAGTTGAAGAAGAAGTTTGTGAGGGAAAATGTAATTCTTGTGCATGTGAGTCTTGCTAAAAGCATAATATATAAAGAGGTCAATATTTAATTGACCTCTTTAATAAAACATCTTATAGTATTATGAGAATAGGTACAAAACAGTTTGTACCTATTCTGACAATATTATTAACATAATAACTTAAATCTGATTGATGGATTTATTCATCAAGAGGAGACTATTAAAATTCTAATTACAAGGATATTTATCTGAGTAAAAGGTGAGAGGGTGATATGAAAATTATTGGCTTTCCTTATCTTTTTTTAAGGAAGGCTTTTTTATTTATACTTTAAAACTATGATTTAGTATTTAATCGAAAAATTACATTCATTTAAATAACGCTACTTAGTCAATATTTTTATAAAATCAGAGACTTAAACTTATTAAATATACTAAAACTTCATAAACTCGCTATGC is drawn from Tepidibacter hydrothermalis and contains these coding sequences:
- a CDS encoding NADH-dependent [FeFe] hydrogenase, group A6 — encoded protein: MQKVTLTIDNVKIEVPKEYTILQAAREIGIDIPTLCYLKDINEIGACRMCLVEIEGARNLQASCVHPVADGMVIKTNTRKIREARKANLELILSDHDRDCLACFRNGNCELQKLSEDLNIKDIEFEGERTVKPIDNLSDSIVRDPNKCILCGRCVAVCSKVQKIGALAFTNRGIETEVAPAFGKSMAEAPCVYCGQCINVCPVAALREKTEIEKVWDVIEDKSKHVLVQTAPAVRAALGEEFGLPIGTRVTGKMVSSLKRLGFDKVFDTNFAADLTIMEEGHELLNRIQNGGTLPMITSCSPGWVRYCEFYYPEIIDNLSTCKSPHQMMGAILKSYYAKINNIDPKDIYVVSVMPCTSKKTESARKEMTVNGLRDVDAVLTTRELGKMIKEARIEFNKLEDGVFDEFFGDYSGAGVIFGATGGVMEAAIRTVADVVTGEDLEEIEYNVVRGIENLKEAEVKIGDMNVKVAVVHGTGAASELLDLVKAGKADYHFIEVMGCSGGCVTGGGQPQVSAKVREEVDLRVERAKALYEEDALMPVRKSHKNESIQKLYADFLGKPNGHMAHELLHTHYEKKEIYPVEEEVCEGKCNSCACESC